From Oncorhynchus clarkii lewisi isolate Uvic-CL-2024 chromosome 26, UVic_Ocla_1.0, whole genome shotgun sequence, the proteins below share one genomic window:
- the LOC139384718 gene encoding RNA polymerase-associated protein CTR9 homolog yields MSRGSIEIPLRDTDEVIELDFDQLPEGDEVISILKQEHTQLHIWIALALEYYKQTKTEDFVKLLEAARIDGNLDYRDHEKDQMTCLDTLAAYYVQQARKEKNKDAKKELITQATLLYTMADKIIMYDQNHLLGRACFCLLEGDKMDQADAQFHFVLNQSTNNIPALLGKACISFNKKDYRGALAYYKKALRTNPGCPAEVRLGMGHCFVKLSKLEKARLAFGRALELNSKCVGALVGLAVLELNSKEPDSIKNGVQLLSRAYTIDPSNPMVLNHLANHFFFKKDYSKVQHLALHAFHNTEVEAMQAESCYQLARSFHVQEDYDQAFQYYYQATQFASSTFVLPFFGLGQMYVYRRDKENAAQCFEKVLKAYPNNYETMKILGSLYATSDDQEKRDIAKGHLKKVTEQYPDDVEAWIELAQILEQTDIQGALSAYGTATRILQEKVQADVPPEILNNLGALHFRLGNLGEAKKYFLASLERAKAEGEHDEHYYNAISVTTSYNLARLYEAMCEFHEAEKLYKNILREHPNYVDCYLRLGAMARDKGNFYEASDWFKEALQINQDHPDAWSLIGNLHLAKQEWGPGQKKFERILKQPSTQNDTYSMLALGNVWLQTLHQPTRDREKEKRHQDRALAIYKQVLRNDSKNLYAANGIGAVLAHKGYYREARDVFAQVREATADISDVWLNLAHIYVEQKQYISAVQMYENCLKKFYKHQNTEVLLYLARALFKCGKLQECKQTLLKARHVAPSDTVLMFNVALVLQRLATLVLKDEKSNLKAVLSAVKELELAHRYFSYLAKAGDKMRFDLVLASTEARQCSDLLSQAQYHVARARKQDEEEKEIRAKQDQERDFLRQQMHKEQEEKRTKLEEDQKKLLEQRAMYVEKTKGLLSFADGMKEERKEKKKGGGRRKKGDFDEFVNDGSDEDLPVRRRKKRKGGSGSEEEGRRKRRRPNKGGDDGSDDGEGGSRPKKQRKPRAGGKKMQKYEPVPPSLKGKIKSKAIISSSDSSSDEDGLKIAEDRNPRDSGSGSDNEGGHKKRIASDSESDGGRNRSGSEAGSPQRSGNSVSDSGSDAGSPQRSGNSVSDSGSEHPVKRKRVQQQSDSEQSDNESKRSRSGSENESRPGSPAAASGSEAGSPACSPHRSDNGSEPGGSAKEASNHGSGSDSD; encoded by the exons ATGTCTCGGGGATCAATTGAAATCCCCTTACGGGACACCGATGAG GTCATTGAGCTTGATTTCGACCAGCTGCCAGAAGGAGATGAGGTCATCAGTATCCTGAAACAGGAGCATACACAGTTGCACATATGGATTGCTCTTGCT CTGGAGTATTACAAACAGACGAAGACAGAGGACTTTGTCAAGCTGCTGGAGGCGGCCCGTATCGATGGGAACCTGGACTACAGAGACCATGAGAAGGACCAGATGACCTGTCTGGACACCTTGGCAGCCTACTATGTCCAGCAGGCACGTAAAGAGAAGAACAAAGATGCCAAGAAGGAGCTCATCACTCAGGCCACACTGCTCTACACCATGGCAGACAAGATCATCATGTACGACCAG AACCACTTGTTGGGAAGAGCCTGTTTCTGCCTGCTGGAGGGGGACAAAATGGACCAGGCTGATGCTCAGTTCCACTTTGTCTTGAACCAGTCTACCAATAACATCCCTGCTCTACTTG GTAAAGCTTGCATCTCCTTCAATAAGAAGGATTACAGGGGAGCATTGGCCTACTACAAGAAGGCTCTACGCACAAACCCTGGATGTCctg CCGAGGTGAGGCTGGGGATGGGCCACTGCTTTGTCAAGCTCAGTAAGCTGGAGAAGGCTCGTCTGGCCTTTGGCCGGGCCCTGGAGCTCAACTCCAAGTGTGTGGGAGCCCTTGTGGGCTTGGCTGTGCTGGAGCTCAACAGCAAGGAGCCCGACTCCATCAAGAATGGAGTGCAGCTCCTATCCAGAGCCTACACCATCGACCCCAGCAACCCCATGGTGCTCAACCACCTGGCTAACCACTTCTTCTTCAAAAAG GACTACAGTAAAGTGCAGCACCTGGCTCTCCATGCATTTCACAACACAGAGGTGGAAGCAATGCAGGCTGAGAGCTGCTACCAGTTGGCCCGCTCCTTTCATGTACAG GAGGACTATGACCAGGCCTTCCAGTACTACTACCAGGCCACCCAATTTGCCTCGTCTACCTTTGTGCTGCCTTTCTTTGGCCTGGGGCAGATGTACGTGTACCGTAGAGACAAGGAGAATGCAGCCCAGTGTTTTGAGAAGGTCCTAAAGGCCTACCCCAACAACTATGAAACCATGAAGATCCTGGGATCTCTTTATGCTACTTCAGATGATCAGGAAAAGAGAGACATTGCCAAA GGTCATCTGAAGAAAGTGACCGAGCAGTACCCTGATGACGTTGAAGCCTGGATCGAGCTAGCTCAGATCCTGGAGCAGACCGACATCCAGGGCGCCCTCTCTGCCTACGGCACGGCCACCCGCATTCTGCAGGAGAAGGTCCAGGCTGACGTCCCCCCTGAGATCCTCAACAACCTGGGGGCTCTCCACTTCAGACTGGGGAACCTGGGAGAGGCCAAG AAATACTTCCTGGCTTCTTTGGAGCGGGCCAAAGCTGAGGGAGAGCATGACGAGCATTACTACAACGCCATCTCTGTCACCACCTCTTACAACCTAGCCAGGCTCTACGAGGCCATGTGCGAATTCCACGAGGCGGAGAAACTCTACAAGAACATTCTGAGGGAACATCCCAACTACGTTGACT GTTACCTGCGACTTGGCGCAATGGCTCGTGACAAAGGAAACTTCTATGAAGCTTCCGACTGGTTCAAAGAGGCTCTGCAGATTAATCAGGATCACCCAGACGCCTGGTCCCTGATTGGGAATCTCCACTTGGCCAAGCAGGAGTGGGGTCCGGGTCAGAAGAAGTTTGAGCGTATCCTCAAGCAGCCGTCCACTCAGAACGACACCTACTCCATGCTGGCCCTGGGCAACGTGTGGCTCCAGACCCTGCACCAGCCCACCAGGGACCGGGAGAAG GAAAAGAGACATCAGGATCGAGCCCTGGCCATTTACAAACAGGTCCTACGAAACGACTCCAAGAACCTTTACGCTGCCAACGGCATAG GTGCCGTCCTGGCCCATAAGGGCTACTACCGAGAGGCCCGTGACGTGTTTGCCCAGGTGAGAGAAGCCACAGCTGATATCAGTGACGTCTGGCTCAACCTGGCCCACATCTACGTGGAGCAGAAACAGTACATCAGCGCTGTGCAGATG TACGAGAACTGTCTGAAGAAATTCTAcaagcatcagaacactgaggtgCTGCTGTACCTGGCTCGGGCACTCTTCAAATGCGGGAAACTCCAGGAGTGCAAACAGACTCTGCTGAAG GCACGTCACGTGGCCCCCAGTGACACGGTGCTGATGTTCAACGTGGCCCTGGTGCTGCAGAGGCTGGCCACTCTGGTGCTGAAGGACGAGAAGAGTAACCTAAAGGCTGTACTCAGTGCTGTCAAAGAGCTGGAGCTGGCCCACCG GTATTTCAGCTACCTTGCCAAGGCAGGTGACAAGATGAGGTTCGACCTAGTGCTTGCCTCTACTGAGGCCAG GCAATGCTCTGACCTGCTGAGTCAGGCTCAGTATCACGTGGCTCGGGCCAGGAAGCAGgacgaggaggagaaggagatccGGGCCAAGCAGGATCAGGAGAGGGACTTCCTGCGCCAACAGATGCATAAAGAACAG gaggagaagagaaccaAGCTGGAAGAGGATCAGAAGAAGCTGCTGGAGCAGAGAGCCATGTACGTGGAGAAGACCAAGGGTCTGCTCTCCTTCGCCGATGGAAtgaaggaggaaaggaaagagaagaagaaaggtggCGGCCGA CGCAAGAAAGGAGACTTTGATGAGTTTGTCAACgatggctctgatgaggacctgccagtgagaaggaggaagaagaggaagggtGGCAGCGGGAGTGAGGAGGAGGGccgcaggaagaggaggag ACCCAACAAAGGGGGTGACGATGGCAGTGATGATGGTGAAGGAGGCTCTCGGCCCAAAAAGCAACGCAAACCCAGAGCGGGCGGCAAGAAGATGCAAAAG TACGAGCCTGTGCCACCATCTCTCAAAGGCAAGATCAAGTCGAAGGCCATCATCTCATCCTCCGACTCTTCATCAGACGAGGATGGACTGAAAATTGCTGAAGACAG AAACCCCAGAGACAGTGGTTCAGGCTCTGATAACGAGGGCGGCCACAAGAAGCGCATCGCCTCCGACAGTGAGTCCGACGGGGGCCGGAACCGCTCTGGCAGCGAAGCTGGAAGCCCCCAACGCTCCGGAAACTCGGTTAGTGACTCCGGCAGCGACGCTGGAAGCCCCCAACGCTCCGGAAACTCAGTTAGCGACTCAGGCAGCGAACATccagtgaagaggaagagagtgcAGCAGCAGTCTGACTCAGAGCAGTCTGATAACGAGAGCAAGAGGAGCCGCTCTGGGTCGGAGAACGAGTCCCGACCTGGCTCACCGGCCGCAGCCTCtggctctgaagcaggttctccgGCGTGCTCCCCACACCGCTCCGACAACGGATCAGAACCAGGGGGCTCTGCCAAAGAGGCCTCCAACCACGGCTCTGGCTCTGACAGTGACTGA